From the Daucus carota subsp. sativus chromosome 8, DH1 v3.0, whole genome shotgun sequence genome, one window contains:
- the LOC108197919 gene encoding putative F-box protein At3g20705, which yields MSTLPQEIIIEEILKRLPVKSLVKLQVVCKLWNSLLHDTCFTQSHFKQSISQKPENDYLIINDNKYGGGRCTNVLSILSRNNFSETCIDKVPYSASKSSNNDINLIGSINGLVCLTCFSGYRCRFMLWNPAIHRSKKILLPKYYGRALRNCVCGFGWDSITNDYIVMIKVENSGEVAVYSCKTDCWSYKPVDSDVFRSDIFQFPSVVVKGVPYWKDCYGTKIVKFDVRTNRFTSFINSTNPLGPYYTLVNIYDSLARIRYSYFTEVHLYDEERGVWSKMYGLKNVITRSIMTPMCFKYGGEIVYPDKDNVNCYDPKSDEIKVLLHCKKEYTQGFSYTPSLLSLDGMSSASHWI from the coding sequence ATGTCTACTCTCCCTCAGGAAATAATTATCGAAGAAATACTGAAGCGACTTCCGGTTAAATCACTTGTGAAACTTCAAGTGGTATGTAAGTTATGGAATTCTCTGCTGCATGACACTTGTTTCACCCAATCACACTTCAAGCAGAGCATCTCGCAAAAGCCTGAAAATGATTATCTCATAATTAATGATAACAAGTATGGTGGAGGAAGATGTACTAATGTTCTATCGATTCTCTCCCGCAATAATTTCTCCGAAACTTGCATCGACAAAGTGCCTTACTCGGCATCTAAATCTAGTAATAATGATATTAACTTGATTGGTTCGATCAACGGATTAGTTTGCTTGACTTGTTTTTCCGGTTATCGCTGTCGATTTATGCTATGGAACCCCGCGATTCATCGATCTAAGAAGATACTACTGCCTAAATATTATGGCCGTGCTTTGCGAAATTGCGTATGTGGATTTGGGTGGGATTCCATAACGAATGATTATATAGTGATGATTAAAGTTGAGAATTCAGGGGAAGTTGCTGTGTACTCTTGTAAAACAGATTGTTGGAGTTACAAGCCAGTCGATTCTGATGTTTTTCGCTCTGATATTTTTCAATTCCCGAGTGTTGTTGTCAAAGGCGTTCCTTACTGGAAGGATTGTTATGGTACGAAGATTGTCAAGTTCGATGTTAGAACTAATAGGTTCACGTCCTTCATAAATAGTACTAATCCGCTCGGCCCATATTACACTCTTGTGAATATCTATGATTCCCTTGCACGAATAAGGTATTCATATTTTACCGAAGTGCATCTTTATGATGAGGAACGTGGTGTTTGGAGTAAGATGTACGGATTAAAGAATGTCATTACAAGAAGTATTATGACTCCGATGTGTTTTAAGTATGGTGGCGAGATTGTGTATCCtgataaggacaatgtcaattgCTATGATCCCAAGTCGGATGAAATCAAGGTCCTGCTCCACTGCAAAAAAGAGTATACCCAGGGCTTTAGCTACACCCCTAGCTTACTCAGCCTCGATGGAATGAGCTCCGCTTCACACTGGATTTAA